The following are encoded in a window of Variovorax paradoxus genomic DNA:
- a CDS encoding GNAT family N-acetyltransferase — MSLSALQLVWPSPEHLPGYIAALERGWSPNNLRAEAGREELALIRTDPEGFLAGLVDREAKGPPIALPDGGTVPRLPGYRRWMWDGEFCGSIQLRWQPGTNALPPYCLGHIGYGVVPWKSGRGYATAALRALLPDARAIGLDHVEITTSPDNLASQRVIRANGGVLVEEFITEPGLGGAPELRFRIDVRTLS; from the coding sequence ATGTCCCTTTCCGCACTGCAACTCGTCTGGCCCTCGCCCGAGCATCTTCCCGGCTACATCGCTGCGCTCGAGCGCGGCTGGTCGCCCAACAACCTGCGGGCCGAAGCCGGCCGCGAAGAGCTGGCGCTGATCCGCACCGACCCCGAAGGCTTTCTCGCGGGCCTCGTCGACCGCGAGGCCAAGGGCCCGCCCATCGCGCTGCCCGACGGCGGCACCGTGCCCCGGTTGCCGGGCTACCGGCGCTGGATGTGGGACGGTGAGTTCTGCGGCAGCATCCAGCTGCGCTGGCAGCCGGGCACCAACGCCCTGCCGCCCTACTGCCTCGGCCACATCGGCTACGGCGTAGTGCCGTGGAAAAGCGGCCGGGGCTACGCCACCGCCGCGCTGCGCGCGCTGCTGCCCGATGCACGCGCCATCGGCCTGGACCATGTCGAGATCACGACCAGCCCCGACAACCTCGCCTCGCAGCGCGTGATCCGCGCCAACGGCGGCGTGCTGGTCGAAGAGTTCATCACCGAGCCCGGGCTCGGCGGCGCGCCCGAGCTGCGCTTTCGCATCGACGTGCGCACGCTGTCGTAG
- a CDS encoding TonB-dependent siderophore receptor: protein MKRVCVSLALAAVQAAQAQSVPASAAEASELSTVNVEASRANGFLAETVEAGTFRGASVMDVPATVNTVTREVIELQGATGVYDVLRNTAGVTRQQNGGDTFDQLVIRGIAVENRTNYRLNGALAIPNVSEIPMENKERVEVLKGASALYYGFTTPAGVINFVTKRAGRTPVTSLGMSVDNQGGLQGQVDIGRQFGENNQFGVRLNAAGGQLGSTIDGVDGDRKFVSAALDWRVNRRLTLKADIEHYRKRITEQAGIARLAAVNGVIALPALPDPHKLLAPPWAVFEAEVTNTQLRADYALSDNWAISVEAGHSEAERDRRLAQFSNYNVRTGIGRLTGNVQHLEQRSDLLRTELFGTFATGPLQHELTLGAARSDKTQAPVFQRNFGGATTLQNLYNPVPIGALALSAMPSRPSSGAQDSEELGLYALDRITFSPQWQLVAGLRHTRYQSWQGASATLPALDYSVRKTTPLAALSYKFTPDLMAYVSYSQGVEEGEVAPAGTANQNTRMPPGVSRQKEVGLRWLTGSGTLLSGALFDIERPGAYTDSANTFVASGRQRYRGFEVSAQGRLTAALAWQLSGQWLDAEFRRINAQYDGKRPENTARTTASAFLSYDIAAVPGLSVNGGAYFTGRRPIDDLNQGFIGGATVFGLGARYVAQFMGKRTTFQLNIDNVGDKRYWSAAGTRLAVGTPRTIKALVKIDL, encoded by the coding sequence ATGAAGAGAGTTTGTGTGAGCCTCGCGCTCGCCGCCGTGCAGGCAGCGCAGGCGCAATCCGTGCCTGCGTCCGCTGCCGAAGCGAGTGAGTTGAGCACCGTCAACGTCGAAGCCTCGCGTGCGAACGGCTTCCTGGCCGAGACGGTCGAGGCGGGCACGTTCCGGGGCGCGTCGGTCATGGACGTGCCGGCCACGGTCAACACGGTGACGCGCGAGGTGATCGAGCTGCAGGGCGCCACCGGCGTGTACGACGTGCTGCGCAACACGGCCGGCGTGACGCGCCAGCAGAACGGCGGCGACACCTTCGACCAGCTCGTGATCCGCGGCATCGCGGTGGAGAACCGCACCAACTACCGCCTCAATGGCGCGCTCGCGATTCCCAACGTGTCCGAGATCCCGATGGAGAACAAGGAGCGCGTCGAAGTGCTCAAGGGCGCATCGGCGCTGTACTACGGCTTCACCACGCCGGCGGGGGTCATCAACTTCGTCACCAAGCGCGCGGGGCGCACGCCCGTGACCTCGCTCGGGATGAGCGTCGACAACCAGGGCGGGCTGCAGGGGCAGGTCGACATCGGCCGGCAGTTCGGCGAGAACAACCAGTTCGGCGTGCGGCTGAACGCGGCCGGCGGCCAACTGGGCTCGACGATCGATGGTGTCGACGGCGACCGAAAATTCGTCTCGGCCGCGCTCGACTGGCGCGTGAACCGGCGGCTCACGCTCAAGGCCGACATCGAGCACTACCGCAAGCGCATCACCGAGCAGGCCGGCATCGCGCGGCTCGCGGCCGTGAACGGCGTCATCGCGCTGCCGGCGCTGCCCGATCCGCACAAGCTGCTGGCGCCGCCCTGGGCCGTGTTCGAGGCCGAGGTCACCAACACGCAACTGCGCGCCGACTACGCCTTGAGCGACAACTGGGCGATCAGCGTGGAAGCCGGCCATTCCGAGGCCGAGCGCGACCGGCGCCTGGCGCAGTTCAGCAACTACAACGTGCGCACCGGCATCGGCCGCCTCACGGGCAACGTGCAGCATCTTGAGCAACGCTCCGACTTGCTGCGCACCGAGCTGTTCGGCACCTTCGCCACCGGCCCGCTGCAGCACGAGCTGACGCTCGGTGCGGCGCGCAGCGACAAGACGCAGGCGCCCGTCTTCCAGCGCAACTTCGGCGGCGCGACCACGCTGCAGAACCTCTACAACCCCGTGCCCATCGGCGCGCTGGCGCTGAGCGCGATGCCGTCGCGACCCAGCTCCGGCGCACAGGACAGCGAGGAGCTGGGCCTGTACGCGCTCGACCGCATCACCTTCTCGCCGCAGTGGCAGCTGGTGGCCGGCCTGCGCCACACGCGCTACCAGAGCTGGCAGGGCGCGAGCGCCACGCTGCCGGCTCTGGACTACAGCGTGCGCAAGACCACGCCGCTGGCCGCGTTGAGCTACAAGTTCACGCCCGACCTCATGGCCTACGTGTCGTACTCGCAGGGCGTGGAAGAGGGCGAGGTCGCGCCGGCCGGCACCGCCAACCAGAACACACGCATGCCGCCGGGCGTGAGCCGGCAGAAGGAAGTCGGCCTGCGCTGGCTGACCGGCAGCGGCACGCTGCTGTCGGGCGCGCTGTTCGACATCGAACGGCCCGGCGCCTACACCGACAGCGCCAACACCTTCGTGGCCAGCGGGCGCCAGCGCTACCGCGGCTTCGAGGTGTCTGCGCAGGGCCGGTTGACGGCCGCGCTGGCGTGGCAGCTCTCGGGTCAGTGGCTCGACGCCGAGTTCCGCCGCATCAACGCGCAGTACGACGGCAAGCGACCCGAGAACACGGCGCGCACCACGGCGAGCGCCTTTCTCTCGTACGACATCGCGGCGGTGCCGGGGCTGTCCGTCAACGGCGGTGCGTACTTCACCGGGCGCCGCCCCATCGACGACCTGAACCAGGGCTTCATCGGCGGCGCGACAGTCTTCGGCCTGGGCGCGCGCTATGTGGCGCAGTTCATGGGCAAGCGCACCACCTTCCAGCTGAACATCGACAACGTGGGCGACAAGCGCTACTGGTCGGCGGCCGGCACGCGGCTGGCGGTGGGCACGCCGCGTACGATCAAGGCCCTGGTCAAGATCGATCTTTGA
- a CDS encoding Fur family transcriptional regulator, translated as MTRAAQTVLELLEHGSQPLTHEEVAAAYTAATGEPPDRVTLYRVLDRLVEAGLCDRRVAADRVNRFARHVDTASGNTFECDQCHKVLALPSDPELPKVMGRLGRALRKQGIDTRHTALTLHGMCGDCAR; from the coding sequence GTGACGCGCGCCGCCCAGACCGTGCTCGAGCTGCTCGAGCACGGCTCGCAGCCGCTGACCCACGAGGAAGTGGCCGCCGCCTACACCGCCGCCACGGGCGAACCGCCCGACCGCGTCACGCTCTACCGCGTGCTCGACCGGCTGGTCGAAGCCGGCCTGTGCGACCGCCGCGTGGCCGCCGACCGGGTCAACCGCTTCGCACGGCACGTCGACACCGCCTCGGGCAACACCTTCGAATGCGACCAGTGCCACAAGGTGCTGGCGCTGCCATCCGACCCCGAACTGCCCAAGGTGATGGGCCGGCTCGGCAGGGCGCTGCGCAAGCAGGGCATCGACACGCGGCACACGGCGCTCACGCTGCACGGCATGTGCGGCGACTGCGCGCGCTAG
- a CDS encoding FMN-binding negative transcriptional regulator, protein MYVSRHHRQPEIGASHALIDAHPLGAWVVSGADGLVANHLPFLLDRSRGPFGTLLGHVSRANPVWRQLEASAPSVVMFQGPQAYITPGWYPGKAEHGQVVPTWNYAVAHAHGIARAIDDEAWLLDLLARLTAANEAGQPVPWQTTDAPEAFIRKLARAVVGIEIPIDRLEGKLKASQDEALPDRQGTVQGLAAVGSENASAMARLVQQALQSGSAAD, encoded by the coding sequence GTGTACGTCTCCCGTCATCACCGCCAGCCCGAGATCGGCGCGAGCCACGCGCTGATCGACGCGCATCCGCTGGGCGCCTGGGTCGTGTCGGGCGCCGACGGGCTGGTCGCCAACCACCTGCCCTTTCTGCTCGACCGCTCGCGCGGCCCGTTCGGCACGTTGCTCGGCCATGTGTCGCGCGCGAACCCGGTGTGGCGCCAGCTCGAGGCGTCGGCCCCATCGGTCGTGATGTTCCAGGGGCCGCAGGCCTACATCACGCCCGGCTGGTACCCCGGCAAGGCCGAACACGGCCAGGTGGTGCCGACCTGGAACTACGCCGTCGCCCACGCGCACGGCATCGCGCGCGCCATCGACGACGAAGCCTGGCTGCTCGACCTGCTCGCGCGCCTCACTGCAGCGAACGAGGCCGGCCAGCCCGTGCCCTGGCAGACCACGGACGCGCCCGAAGCCTTCATCCGCAAGCTGGCGCGCGCCGTGGTGGGCATCGAGATCCCCATCGACCGCCTCGAAGGCAAGCTCAAGGCCAGCCAGGACGAAGCCCTGCCGGACCGCCAGGGCACCGTGCAGGGGCTGGCCGCCGTCGGCAGCGAGAACGCATCGGCCATGGCGCGGCTGGTGCAGCAGGCCCTGCAGTCCGGCAGCGCCGCCGACTGA
- a CDS encoding SDR family NAD(P)-dependent oxidoreductase — translation MTAAPSTPDAAHRPLAGRVAVVTGASRGAGRGIAQELGAAGATVYVTGRSTRARPADTYGQLLALSELAALPGTIDDTADEVTRLGGRGIAVACDHTKEDEVEALFARVEREQGRLDLLVNNAWGGHETFTGVFEAPFWEHPLSNWDSMFDRGVRNHLVASRCAAPGMVARRQGLIVTTTFWDRGHYLRGNLFYDLAKASMTRLAFGIAQELQPHGVASVAVSPGWMRTEFVLAGHKTDEVHWQERPALARTESPRYLGRAVAALAGDAQVLDKTGQVLRVGDLARAYGFTDIDGRQVEPFEL, via the coding sequence ATGACAGCAGCACCCTCCACCCCTGACGCCGCGCACCGCCCGCTGGCGGGCCGCGTGGCCGTGGTGACCGGCGCCAGCCGCGGCGCGGGCCGCGGCATCGCGCAAGAACTGGGCGCGGCCGGCGCCACCGTGTACGTGACCGGGCGCAGCACCCGCGCGCGGCCGGCCGACACCTACGGACAGTTGCTCGCGCTGTCCGAGCTGGCCGCCTTGCCCGGCACCATCGACGACACCGCCGACGAGGTCACGCGGCTCGGCGGGCGTGGCATCGCCGTGGCCTGCGACCACACGAAGGAAGACGAAGTGGAGGCGCTGTTCGCGCGCGTCGAACGCGAGCAGGGCCGGCTCGACCTGCTCGTGAACAACGCCTGGGGCGGGCACGAAACCTTCACGGGTGTCTTCGAGGCGCCGTTCTGGGAGCACCCGTTGTCCAACTGGGACTCGATGTTCGACCGCGGCGTGCGCAACCACCTCGTGGCCAGCCGCTGCGCCGCGCCGGGCATGGTGGCGCGCAGGCAGGGCCTGATCGTCACCACCACCTTCTGGGATCGCGGCCACTACCTGCGCGGCAACCTGTTCTACGACCTCGCCAAGGCGTCGATGACGCGGTTGGCCTTTGGCATCGCGCAGGAACTGCAGCCGCACGGCGTGGCCTCGGTGGCCGTGTCGCCGGGCTGGATGCGCACCGAGTTCGTGCTCGCGGGCCACAAGACCGACGAGGTGCACTGGCAGGAGCGCCCCGCGCTGGCACGCACCGAATCGCCGCGCTACCTGGGCCGCGCGGTGGCCGCGCTGGCGGGCGATGCGCAGGTGCTCGACAAGACCGGCCAGGTGCTGCGCGTGGGCGACCTCGCGCGTGCCTACGGCTTCACCGACATCGACGGGCGGCAGGTCGAGCCGTTCGAGCTGTAG
- a CDS encoding PepSY domain-containing protein — protein sequence MALLRRVWFQIHWFIGITAGSVLVVIGLSGATLSFRAEITDLLNPTPAASAAPALAPPALVARVQAEMPGRRIATVAVSTEPGRAARIGFAPPPGERRGETRFVDAATGALLPDPVGEHFFEFVEELHRWLLLPRDDGKPITGSLAGLLLLLALSGLYLRWPRRPFAWRQWLRIDFALRGRAFLWNLHAVVGTVALLAYVVSTSTGMYWAFDGLRKVVDGAVGEARVMRAERAPADAPVTLDLARVWQAFVDTTGGDWTQVTLRLPARNGTQVEAVYLRTNPEHERARNRLYLQAATGETLRHERYADKPPMGRFVNSIYPLHMGTYWGLPGRIVMMLTSLGLALFAISGWMMYLGRRRTAKAVRAERALLDAATVPATASDAGQVLVAFASQTGHAERLALQTASALQAAGVAAVVRPASALNADALLHFRQVLWVASSFGEGDPPDSARAFARAFARQGGPGLRHLRYGLLALGDSHYATFCGFGRKLDHDLRNQGAQPMFPMIEVDGEDPLALARWHDALRESFGVRDATWPVSTAPAFDAWRLDGRRLLNAGSQGDPLFEIELRRVDGNDAANWAPGALVEIVPRQMHDDGAPAPAPRSYSVASIPSDGAVQLLVRQARHDNGLGVASGWLTVGAPMGAELALRLVANPGFALPDDARPCVFIGNGSGFAGLRALLRERARRGHGRNWLVFGERHAAHDGFGAEEVAAWQAGGLVARADFVYSRDQAQRVYVQDRLRESAEALKQWVDEEGAIVFVCGSLEGMAPGVDAALTEVLGESGMDALIAEGRYRRDVY from the coding sequence ATGGCCTTGCTGCGTCGCGTCTGGTTCCAGATCCATTGGTTCATCGGCATCACGGCGGGCAGCGTGCTGGTCGTCATCGGCTTGAGCGGCGCGACGCTGTCGTTCCGCGCCGAGATCACCGACCTGCTGAACCCGACCCCGGCGGCCTCGGCCGCACCCGCATTGGCACCGCCTGCGCTCGTCGCGCGCGTGCAGGCCGAGATGCCCGGGCGGCGCATTGCGACCGTGGCCGTGTCGACCGAGCCCGGGCGCGCCGCGCGCATCGGCTTTGCGCCGCCGCCCGGCGAGCGGCGCGGCGAGACGCGCTTCGTCGATGCCGCCACCGGCGCGCTGCTGCCCGATCCCGTGGGCGAGCACTTCTTCGAGTTCGTCGAAGAGCTGCACCGCTGGCTCCTGCTACCGCGCGACGACGGCAAGCCCATCACCGGTTCTCTGGCCGGCCTGTTGCTGCTGCTCGCGCTGTCGGGCCTGTACCTGCGCTGGCCGCGCCGCCCCTTCGCGTGGCGCCAGTGGCTGCGCATCGACTTCGCGCTGCGCGGCCGCGCCTTCCTGTGGAACCTGCATGCGGTGGTCGGCACCGTCGCGCTGCTGGCCTACGTGGTGTCGACCAGCACGGGCATGTACTGGGCCTTCGACGGGCTGCGCAAGGTGGTCGACGGCGCCGTCGGCGAAGCCCGCGTGATGCGCGCCGAACGCGCACCGGCCGATGCGCCAGTGACGCTCGACCTGGCGCGCGTCTGGCAGGCGTTTGTCGACACCACCGGCGGCGACTGGACCCAGGTGACGCTGCGGCTGCCCGCGCGCAACGGCACGCAGGTGGAGGCCGTCTACCTGCGCACGAACCCCGAGCACGAGCGCGCGCGCAACCGGCTGTACCTGCAGGCCGCGACTGGCGAGACGCTGCGCCACGAACGCTATGCCGACAAGCCGCCCATGGGCCGCTTCGTGAACAGCATCTATCCGCTGCACATGGGCACCTACTGGGGCCTGCCGGGGCGCATCGTGATGATGCTCACCAGCCTGGGGCTCGCGCTCTTCGCGATCAGCGGCTGGATGATGTACCTCGGCCGGCGCCGCACCGCGAAGGCCGTGCGCGCCGAGCGTGCGTTACTCGATGCGGCCACGGTGCCCGCGACGGCGAGCGATGCGGGGCAGGTGCTCGTCGCCTTCGCGAGTCAGACCGGCCATGCCGAGCGCCTCGCGCTGCAGACGGCCAGCGCGCTGCAGGCCGCAGGTGTCGCGGCGGTGGTGCGCCCCGCGTCCGCGTTGAACGCCGATGCGCTGCTGCATTTCCGGCAGGTGCTGTGGGTCGCGAGCAGCTTCGGCGAAGGCGATCCGCCCGACAGCGCGCGCGCCTTTGCGCGTGCGTTCGCGCGGCAGGGCGGCCCGGGCTTGCGCCACCTGCGCTACGGCCTGCTCGCCCTCGGCGACAGCCACTACGCCACCTTCTGCGGCTTCGGCCGCAAGCTCGACCACGACCTGCGCAACCAGGGCGCGCAGCCGATGTTCCCGATGATCGAAGTGGACGGCGAAGACCCGCTGGCGCTCGCACGTTGGCACGATGCGCTGCGCGAGAGCTTCGGGGTGCGCGACGCCACGTGGCCTGTGTCGACCGCACCGGCTTTCGATGCCTGGCGGCTCGACGGCCGGCGTTTGCTCAATGCGGGCAGCCAGGGCGATCCGCTGTTCGAGATCGAACTGCGGCGCGTCGATGGCAATGACGCAGCGAACTGGGCGCCCGGCGCACTGGTCGAGATCGTGCCGCGCCAGATGCACGACGACGGCGCCCCGGCGCCCGCGCCGCGCAGTTACTCGGTCGCGTCGATTCCGTCCGATGGCGCCGTCCAACTGCTCGTGCGGCAGGCGCGGCACGACAACGGCCTGGGCGTGGCCTCGGGCTGGCTCACGGTCGGTGCGCCGATGGGCGCAGAACTCGCGCTGCGCCTCGTCGCCAACCCAGGGTTCGCACTGCCTGACGACGCGCGGCCTTGCGTCTTCATCGGCAACGGCTCGGGCTTCGCGGGCCTGCGCGCGCTGCTGCGCGAGCGTGCACGCCGCGGGCACGGCCGCAACTGGCTGGTGTTCGGCGAACGGCACGCCGCGCACGACGGCTTCGGCGCGGAGGAAGTCGCGGCATGGCAGGCCGGCGGTCTCGTGGCGCGTGCCGACTTCGTCTACTCGCGCGACCAGGCGCAGCGCGTGTACGTGCAGGACCGCCTGCGTGAGTCCGCCGAAGCGCTGAAGCAGTGGGTGGACGAAGAGGGCGCGATCGTCTTCGTGTGCGGCAGCCTGGAAGGCATGGCGCCGGGCGTGGATGCGGCGCTCACCGAGGTGCTGGGCGAGAGCGGCATGGACGCGCTCATCGCTGAGGGCCGCTACCGCCGCGACGTGTACTGA
- the zigA gene encoding zinc metallochaperone GTPase ZigA: MADRLPVTVLSGFLGAGKTTLLNHILHNREGRRVAVIVNDMSEVNIDAALVREGGAALSRTDEKLVEMSNGCICCTLREDLLIEVKRLAKEGRFDQLVIESTGISEPLPVAETFTFAGEDGQSLADVARLDTMVTVVDAFNFLRDYGSSDSLGQRGQSLGDEDTRTVVDLLIEQVEFCDVLVVNKTDLVTAEERERLMAILRSLNPRARIEESEFGRVALDRVLDTGLFDFEQAEQAPGWLAELRGEHVPESEAYGIRSFVYRSRLPFHPKRFWDLVQSEWEGVVRSKGFFWLASRPTRAGTWSQAGGACRYGVAGLWWAAVPREHWPTDPDGLELIRKNWDDATGDARQELVLIGIGMDEAGLRARLDACLLTPNEMRFGPSWWQNLPDPFPSWNA; this comes from the coding sequence ATGGCCGATCGCCTTCCCGTCACCGTGCTGTCCGGCTTCCTGGGCGCCGGCAAGACCACGCTGCTCAACCACATCCTGCACAACCGCGAGGGCCGCCGCGTGGCGGTGATCGTCAACGACATGAGCGAGGTGAACATCGATGCGGCGTTGGTGCGCGAAGGCGGTGCCGCGCTGTCGCGCACCGACGAGAAGCTGGTCGAGATGAGCAACGGCTGCATCTGCTGCACGCTGCGCGAAGACCTGCTGATCGAGGTGAAGCGGCTCGCCAAGGAAGGGCGCTTCGACCAGCTCGTGATCGAGTCGACCGGCATCTCCGAGCCGCTGCCTGTGGCCGAGACCTTCACCTTCGCGGGCGAAGACGGCCAGAGCCTGGCCGACGTGGCGCGGCTGGACACCATGGTCACGGTGGTCGATGCCTTCAACTTCCTGCGCGACTACGGCTCGTCCGACAGCCTGGGCCAGCGCGGCCAGTCGCTGGGCGACGAAGACACGCGCACGGTGGTCGACCTGCTGATCGAGCAGGTCGAGTTCTGCGACGTGCTCGTGGTCAACAAGACCGACCTCGTGACGGCGGAAGAACGCGAGCGGCTGATGGCGATCTTGCGCAGCCTCAACCCGCGTGCGCGCATCGAGGAATCGGAGTTCGGCCGCGTCGCACTCGATCGCGTGCTCGACACCGGCCTGTTCGATTTCGAGCAGGCCGAGCAGGCGCCCGGCTGGCTGGCCGAACTGCGCGGCGAGCATGTGCCCGAGAGCGAGGCCTACGGCATCCGCAGCTTCGTGTACCGGTCGCGCCTGCCGTTCCATCCGAAGCGCTTCTGGGACCTGGTGCAGAGCGAGTGGGAGGGCGTGGTGCGCTCCAAGGGCTTCTTCTGGCTCGCGAGCCGCCCGACCCGCGCCGGTACGTGGTCGCAGGCCGGCGGCGCCTGCCGCTACGGCGTGGCGGGCCTGTGGTGGGCAGCCGTGCCGCGCGAACACTGGCCGACCGACCCCGACGGGCTCGAACTCATCCGCAAGAACTGGGACGACGCCACCGGCGACGCGCGCCAGGAGCTGGTGCTGATCGGCATCGGCATGGACGAAGCGGGCCTGCGCGCACGGCTCGATGCCTGCCTGCTCACGCCCAACGAGATGCGCTTCGGCCCGTCGTGGTGGCAGAACCTGCCCGATCCGTTTCCGTCGTGGAACGCGTAG
- a CDS encoding helix-turn-helix transcriptional regulator, with the protein MGERLFLRLHDDPLHGPESGVPDGTLHVLPIAPALQSHVSHLLMYRETFAPGHEMRERVLPDGAIRLVFNFGDAPSADNAPGQAVEAIGAFAAPAVVRMRDTVEGLSVALRPGAAAALLGVPAGEIAGRAVHLDELWGGEGSTLLARMAEARGDVARADLLQQALVKRLQEAGDSTPPAAAMHAARLIAAADGRQPLREVAQAVGVGERRLQQIFHAHVGLSPRAWGRLARLHACLRALRLHSAPAWADMALDHGFYDQSHLVNEFRALCGVTPTEFLGRRGSVSSKTAR; encoded by the coding sequence ATGGGCGAACGTCTTTTTCTCCGGCTCCACGACGACCCGCTGCACGGGCCGGAGTCGGGCGTGCCCGACGGCACGCTGCATGTGCTGCCGATCGCGCCGGCCCTGCAGTCGCATGTGTCGCACCTGCTGATGTACCGCGAGACCTTCGCGCCCGGCCACGAGATGCGCGAGCGCGTGCTGCCCGATGGCGCGATCCGGCTGGTTTTCAACTTCGGCGATGCGCCCTCGGCCGACAACGCGCCGGGGCAGGCGGTCGAAGCCATCGGCGCCTTCGCCGCGCCGGCCGTGGTGCGGATGCGCGACACGGTGGAAGGCCTGTCGGTGGCGCTGCGCCCCGGCGCGGCGGCGGCGTTGCTCGGCGTGCCCGCCGGCGAGATCGCGGGCCGAGCGGTGCACCTCGACGAACTCTGGGGTGGCGAGGGCTCGACGCTGCTCGCGCGCATGGCCGAAGCACGCGGCGATGTTGCACGCGCCGATCTGCTGCAGCAGGCCCTGGTGAAGCGGTTGCAGGAAGCCGGCGACAGCACGCCACCGGCCGCCGCCATGCACGCCGCGCGGCTCATCGCCGCCGCCGACGGGCGTCAGCCATTGCGCGAGGTGGCGCAGGCGGTCGGCGTGGGCGAGCGCCGGCTGCAGCAGATCTTTCATGCGCACGTCGGGCTGTCGCCGCGCGCCTGGGGCCGGCTCGCGCGGCTGCACGCGTGCCTGCGCGCGCTGCGTCTGCACAGCGCGCCGGCCTGGGCCGACATGGCGCTGGACCACGGGTTCTACGACCAGTCGCACCTCGTCAACGAGTTCCGCGCCCTGTGCGGCGTGACGCCCACCGAGTTCCTCGGGCGCAGGGGTTCGGTTTCTTCCAAGACGGCGCGCTGA
- a CDS encoding glutathione S-transferase codes for MPDSALPVLYSFRRCPYAMRARLALVASGQRCELREIELKRKPAEMLAASPKGTVPVLVLDGGAAVLEQSLDVMLWALRRHDPLRWLTPERGTLDELLALVATCDNDFKPLLDRYKYPARYPASEGSARDEGARFPEGLEDRLAMSAQLAGAHATLADAALMPFVRQFAMVDPIWFDAQPWPRLQAWLAGWTASDLFTRAMAKYAPWQAGEPGVSFPPA; via the coding sequence ATGCCCGACTCCGCCCTCCCCGTGCTCTATTCGTTCCGCCGCTGTCCCTATGCGATGCGGGCCCGGCTCGCGCTGGTGGCGAGCGGGCAGCGTTGCGAACTGCGCGAGATCGAGCTGAAACGCAAGCCCGCCGAAATGCTCGCGGCCTCGCCCAAGGGCACTGTCCCCGTGCTGGTGCTCGACGGTGGCGCGGCGGTGCTGGAGCAAAGCCTGGACGTGATGCTGTGGGCGCTGCGCCGCCACGATCCGCTGCGCTGGCTGACGCCGGAGCGCGGCACGCTCGATGAGCTGCTCGCGCTGGTGGCGACGTGCGACAACGACTTCAAGCCGCTGCTCGACCGCTACAAATACCCGGCGCGTTACCCCGCATCGGAAGGCTCGGCACGCGACGAGGGCGCGCGCTTCCCGGAAGGGCTCGAAGACAGGCTCGCGATGTCGGCACAGCTGGCCGGCGCGCATGCCACGCTGGCCGACGCGGCGCTCATGCCCTTCGTGCGCCAGTTCGCGATGGTCGACCCAATCTGGTTCGACGCGCAGCCCTGGCCGCGCCTGCAGGCCTGGCTGGCGGGCTGGACTGCGTCGGACCTCTTCACGCGCGCCATGGCCAAGTACGCGCCCTGGCAGGCGGGAGAACCGGGTGTGAGCTTTCCGCCCGCCTGA
- a CDS encoding alpha/beta hydrolase has product MSRPPIEIETAPNPTATVVLMHGLGADGNDFVPIAGELDLSAVGPVRFVFPNAPVIPVTLNNGYQMPAWFDIAGADFNVQEDAAGLRRSQATIEAVIANEKTRGIAASRIVLAGFSQGCAMALLTGLRHTERLGGIVGLSGWLPLAASTAAERHAANHDTPVFLGHGRQDPMVPLARATQSRDALTALGYTVEWHEYAMAHSVCMEEVADLNAFLLRVLR; this is encoded by the coding sequence ATGTCCCGTCCTCCCATCGAAATCGAAACCGCCCCGAACCCCACCGCCACGGTGGTCCTGATGCACGGCCTGGGCGCCGACGGCAACGACTTCGTGCCGATTGCCGGCGAACTCGACCTGTCGGCCGTGGGCCCCGTGCGCTTCGTGTTCCCCAACGCGCCGGTGATTCCGGTCACGCTGAACAACGGCTACCAGATGCCGGCATGGTTCGACATTGCCGGTGCCGATTTCAACGTGCAGGAAGACGCCGCGGGCCTGCGCCGCTCGCAAGCCACCATCGAGGCCGTGATCGCGAATGAAAAGACCCGTGGCATTGCCGCCAGCCGCATCGTGTTGGCCGGCTTTTCGCAGGGCTGCGCCATGGCGCTGCTGACCGGCCTGCGCCACACCGAGCGCCTGGGCGGCATCGTCGGCCTGTCGGGCTGGCTGCCGCTGGCGGCGAGCACCGCGGCCGAGCGCCATGCGGCCAACCACGACACGCCCGTGTTCCTCGGCCATGGCCGGCAGGACCCGATGGTGCCGCTGGCACGCGCCACGCAATCGCGCGACGCGCTCACCGCCCTGGGCTACACCGTCGAATGGCACGAGTACGCGATGGCGCATTCGGTCTGCATGGAAGAAGTGGCCGACCTGAACGCCTTTTTGCTGCGCGTGCTGCGCTGA